Proteins from a single region of Geothrix sp. PMB-07:
- a CDS encoding ABC transporter ATP-binding protein has translation MAEAVLEVQHLTRRFGDFTAVSDLSFHVEQGEIFGFLGPNGAGKSTTIRMLCGVLAPSSGEARALGRDLFTEADQVRAEMGYMSQKSSLLTDLTVAENLTFFGGLYGLQGEKLAREVQFRLREMQVWEHRDLLVSALSTGERQRVALASATLHRPQILFLDEPTSGVDPLRRRLFWEAMDELVAEGMSILVTTHNLGEADQCDRLAFILGGKLMAYGRPRALKEALGRQVIELRTERFRELQLAARRQPEVLAAELLGRSVRLSLPASLDPAPLLAQLRQEGFALEALPPESPSLEDLFVDLVQRSRTA, from the coding sequence ATGGCTGAAGCGGTTTTGGAAGTCCAGCACCTGACCCGGCGTTTTGGAGACTTCACCGCAGTTTCCGACCTCAGCTTCCACGTCGAACAGGGAGAGATCTTCGGTTTCCTCGGCCCCAACGGCGCCGGGAAGAGCACCACCATCCGCATGCTCTGCGGCGTGCTGGCGCCCAGCTCGGGCGAGGCCCGGGCCCTGGGCCGCGACCTCTTCACCGAGGCCGACCAGGTGCGCGCCGAGATGGGCTACATGAGCCAGAAATCCAGCCTGCTGACCGATCTCACGGTGGCAGAAAACCTCACCTTTTTCGGAGGGCTCTACGGCCTCCAAGGCGAAAAGCTGGCCCGCGAAGTGCAGTTCCGCCTGCGCGAGATGCAGGTCTGGGAGCACCGGGACCTGCTGGTATCGGCCCTTTCCACCGGCGAACGGCAGCGGGTGGCACTGGCCTCCGCCACCCTGCACCGTCCGCAGATCCTCTTCCTCGATGAACCCACCAGTGGCGTCGATCCCCTGCGCAGGCGCCTCTTCTGGGAGGCCATGGACGAGCTGGTGGCCGAGGGCATGAGCATCCTCGTCACCACCCACAACCTGGGCGAAGCCGACCAGTGCGACCGCCTGGCCTTCATCCTCGGCGGCAAGCTCATGGCCTATGGCCGACCCAGGGCTTTGAAGGAGGCTCTGGGCCGCCAGGTGATCGAGCTGCGCACCGAGCGTTTCCGTGAGCTGCAGTTGGCTGCCCGCCGCCAGCCAGAGGTGCTCGCCGCCGAGCTGCTGGGCAGGAGTGTGCGCCTCTCCCTGCCCGCCAGCCTCGATCCTGCACCCCTGTTGGCCCAGCTGAGGCAGGAAGGGTTCGCGCTCGAAGCCCTGCCGCCTGAATCGCCCTCCCTTGAAGACCTGTTCGTGGACCTGGTCCAACGCTCCCGAACTGCCTGA
- a CDS encoding ABC transporter ATP-binding protein: MSLFEAQGLSCRFGDKVAVQSLDLTVSEGELVGLIGPDGAGKTTTFRMLTGLQRPTGGTLHRPLGREGISYVPQTFSLAPDLTVEENLRFQAGLFSLGDAAPRIARLLESVGLAPFRDRLSGALSGGMKQKLALCCALLTEPRLLLLDEPTTGVDPVSRREFWELLHTVHDQGVAILFSTPYMDEAEYAHRMLLMDEGRVLMEGDLPTFRASLPGLVFRVVSARRREVQKAIESLAPLDLFTEGEVIRARFPVQDPEPLHARLATLPGVEQVRLSEASLEDVFLHALASVSGGGRHG, encoded by the coding sequence ATGAGCCTGTTTGAAGCCCAGGGCCTGAGCTGCCGCTTCGGCGACAAGGTGGCCGTCCAAAGCCTGGACCTGACCGTGTCCGAGGGCGAGCTGGTGGGCCTCATCGGCCCCGATGGCGCAGGGAAAACCACCACCTTCCGCATGCTCACAGGCCTGCAGCGGCCCACGGGGGGAACCCTGCACCGTCCGCTGGGCCGCGAAGGCATCAGCTATGTGCCGCAGACCTTCAGCCTGGCCCCGGATCTCACGGTGGAGGAGAACCTCCGGTTCCAGGCCGGCCTCTTCAGCCTGGGAGACGCAGCGCCCCGCATCGCGCGGCTGCTGGAATCCGTGGGCCTCGCCCCCTTTCGTGATCGCCTGTCCGGCGCCCTCTCCGGCGGCATGAAGCAGAAGCTGGCCCTCTGCTGCGCCCTGCTCACGGAGCCGCGGCTGCTGCTGCTGGACGAGCCCACCACCGGCGTCGATCCTGTGAGCCGCCGTGAGTTCTGGGAGCTGCTCCACACCGTGCACGATCAAGGCGTGGCCATCCTCTTCTCGACGCCCTACATGGATGAAGCCGAATATGCGCACCGCATGCTGCTCATGGATGAAGGCCGCGTCCTCATGGAAGGGGATCTCCCCACCTTCCGGGCCAGCCTGCCGGGCCTTGTCTTCCGCGTGGTGAGTGCCCGACGGCGCGAGGTGCAGAAGGCCATCGAGAGCCTCGCCCCGCTGGATCTTTTCACGGAGGGTGAGGTCATCCGCGCCCGGTTCCCGGTTCAGGATCCCGAACCGCTTCACGCCAGGCTGGCCACCCTTCCTGGGGTGGAGCAGGTGCGTCTCTCGGAGGCGAGCCTGGAGGATGTGTTCCTCCACGCCCTCGCCAGCGTCAGCGGGGGAGGTCGCCATGGCTGA
- a CDS encoding HlyD family secretion protein — protein MRKLVLLLPLLLTACHRDTRPLLNGRVEAYLTDLGPRTGGRLVDLNVREGQRVKAGDLLARVVAEEMDAAVLRDQAGFESADAKRLELDRGSRAEDIAQGEARVKDAQAALNLSEDNLARARRLFGDKVMAKADLDNAATARDRAEANLSLQVKALAELRAGARIEQRQGGQAEARKAHAAWQQTKLQAGFTEVRAPFDGIVTHRLREPGSVIAAGQPVLTLARLDQLWVRVYLPQAIQSQSRLGAAVTVLTADHRSLEATLDEVGSESEFTPKMVESREERVNLVYPARVNIVRGWDQGLVPGAAVDVRLGANRP, from the coding sequence ATGCGCAAGCTCGTGCTCCTGCTGCCCCTCCTGCTGACCGCCTGCCACCGCGACACCCGCCCCCTGCTCAACGGTCGGGTGGAGGCCTACCTCACCGACCTGGGCCCGCGCACTGGTGGTCGGCTGGTGGATCTGAACGTCCGCGAGGGTCAGCGCGTGAAGGCGGGCGACCTGCTGGCCCGGGTGGTCGCCGAGGAGATGGATGCGGCCGTGCTGCGCGACCAGGCCGGGTTCGAGAGCGCCGACGCCAAGCGGCTGGAGCTGGATCGAGGCAGCCGGGCCGAGGACATCGCCCAGGGCGAGGCCCGCGTGAAGGATGCCCAGGCGGCCCTGAACCTCTCCGAGGACAATCTGGCCCGGGCTCGCCGCCTCTTCGGGGACAAAGTTATGGCCAAGGCCGATCTCGACAATGCGGCCACGGCCCGGGATCGCGCCGAAGCCAACCTGAGCTTGCAGGTCAAGGCTCTGGCCGAACTCCGCGCCGGGGCCCGCATCGAGCAGCGCCAAGGCGGCCAAGCCGAGGCCCGCAAGGCCCACGCCGCCTGGCAACAAACCAAGCTGCAAGCAGGCTTCACCGAAGTGCGCGCCCCCTTCGATGGCATTGTCACCCACCGCTTGCGGGAGCCGGGCAGCGTCATCGCCGCAGGTCAGCCCGTGCTCACCCTGGCCCGGCTCGATCAGCTGTGGGTGCGGGTCTACCTGCCCCAAGCCATCCAGAGCCAGTCCCGCCTCGGCGCTGCCGTGACGGTGCTCACCGCGGACCACCGCAGCCTGGAAGCCACCCTGGACGAGGTGGGCTCTGAATCCGAGTTCACTCCCAAGATGGTGGAAAGCCGGGAAGAGCGCGTGAACCTCGTCTACCCCGCCCGCGTGAACATCGTCCGGGGCTGGGATCAGGGCCTGGTTCCCGGGGCCGCCGTCGATGTGCGCCTGGGAGCGAATCGCCCATGA
- a CDS encoding TetR/AcrR family transcriptional regulator, whose product MPNAPAPRSRGPKPTKVDPNHLLDAAQAVFAQEGLQAASLRAIARKAGCDPALIYYHFENKEALFAALLQRRFPAMQMELERLVADETQSTAEQLWGVLRIYHRHLKDDPGIRSMIRGEIVRGGEGLGGLIEEQLRPIVLTVKGLFDRGIARGDLRPDLPPLLATFFLARMQLEILDLLPTVLPRLSGLSPETAVTTGMRAWFDLFWRGAAANPAAPLPTLSAPID is encoded by the coding sequence ATGCCCAATGCCCCCGCTCCCCGGTCCCGCGGTCCCAAACCCACCAAGGTGGATCCCAACCACCTGCTGGACGCGGCCCAGGCTGTCTTCGCCCAGGAGGGCCTCCAGGCTGCGAGCCTGCGCGCCATTGCCCGCAAGGCAGGCTGCGACCCGGCCCTCATCTACTACCACTTTGAGAACAAAGAGGCCCTCTTCGCCGCCCTCCTGCAGCGGCGTTTTCCCGCCATGCAGATGGAACTGGAGCGGCTCGTGGCGGATGAGACCCAATCCACCGCCGAACAACTTTGGGGCGTGCTGCGGATCTACCACCGCCACCTGAAGGATGATCCGGGGATCCGGTCCATGATCCGCGGGGAAATCGTCCGAGGCGGCGAAGGCTTGGGCGGGCTCATCGAAGAACAGCTGCGCCCCATCGTGCTGACCGTGAAGGGCCTCTTCGACCGGGGCATCGCCCGCGGCGACCTGCGCCCCGACCTGCCGCCCCTGCTGGCCACCTTCTTCCTGGCGAGAATGCAGCTCGAAATCCTCGACCTGCTGCCCACGGTCCTGCCCCGGCTGTCGGGCCTGAGCCCCGAAACGGCCGTGACCACGGGGATGCGCGCCTGGTTTGACCTCTTCTGGCGCGGCGCCGCCGCGAACCCCGCCGCCCCCCTGCCCACCCTCTCCGCCCCCATCGATTGA
- a CDS encoding DNA-directed RNA polymerase subunit omega → MTQRTIVRVPEEIANKYRFVVVAGKRCEQLQRGAFPKVEVVVPVNKHGQAQDAPKLASFWGQVAVAEVEENRIAFEEAEILTIEDTTVVPISGE, encoded by the coding sequence ATGACCCAGCGCACCATTGTTCGTGTCCCTGAAGAAATCGCCAACAAGTACCGCTTCGTCGTCGTGGCGGGCAAGCGTTGCGAGCAGCTTCAGCGGGGCGCCTTTCCCAAGGTGGAGGTTGTGGTCCCCGTGAACAAGCACGGCCAGGCCCAGGATGCCCCCAAGCTGGCGTCTTTCTGGGGCCAGGTGGCCGTGGCTGAGGTGGAAGAGAACCGCATCGCCTTCGAGGAGGCCGAAATCCTCACCATCGAAGACACCACCGTGGTGCCCATCTCCGGCGAATAG
- a CDS encoding DinB family protein encodes MERGKLWRTAFGGNVRLLELNQVGLTEDLAARRRIVKLLGGTLAEDPAWEQHYARGGPGETAHLEWAALVTAFKAIDQDLKAALQGIQDWDRPTLNPALGMEQSLEQVVAFLYMHECYHLGQIGLIRKLHGLPGAI; translated from the coding sequence ATGGAACGCGGCAAGCTTTGGCGCACAGCTTTCGGAGGCAATGTCCGCCTCCTGGAACTGAACCAGGTGGGGCTGACGGAGGATCTCGCCGCCCGCCGCCGCATCGTCAAGCTTCTGGGCGGCACCCTGGCGGAGGATCCGGCCTGGGAGCAGCACTACGCCCGGGGCGGCCCTGGGGAGACCGCCCATCTGGAGTGGGCCGCCCTGGTGACGGCCTTCAAGGCCATCGACCAGGATCTGAAGGCGGCCCTGCAGGGCATTCAGGATTGGGATCGTCCCACCCTGAACCCGGCGCTGGGGATGGAACAGTCCCTCGAGCAGGTGGTGGCCTTCCTCTACATGCACGAGTGCTACCACCTGGGCCAGATCGGGCTCATCCGCAAGCTGCACGGCCTTCCTGGAGCCATCTGA
- the coaBC gene encoding bifunctional phosphopantothenoylcysteine decarboxylase/phosphopantothenate--cysteine ligase CoaBC → MQIILGITGGVAAYKSAELARLLANQGHRVRCILTEAGSRFITPLTLTSLTGEPCYGANPDQGEWRAQPSIEHIELARWADLVAVVPATANILGKAANGLASDLLSTVLLATQAPVLWAPAMNTGMWDHPAVQANLQRLRSFGHAVVEPAAGIMACGEEGTGKLADVAAIAEAIQVHGTPKLRCLNGRRVLITAGPTREDLDPVRTLTNRSTGAMGIELARAFRDVGAQVQLVLGGDLAAPWGVETVRVRSAQQMLEACEARWADADGLVAAAAVADQRPEALSPEKVKKSDGIETLNLVRTPDILAQLSGRKRSDQWVLGFAAESEKHLEHAKAKLEKKGLDAVLVNDVQHGKAFGAQANALTPVTAQGAQPTLGPLPKDQLARAVVQWWGHRLDLRQD, encoded by the coding sequence ATGCAGATCATCCTGGGCATCACCGGCGGCGTGGCCGCCTACAAGTCTGCGGAGCTGGCCCGCCTGCTGGCCAATCAGGGACACCGGGTCCGCTGCATCCTCACTGAGGCCGGGTCGCGGTTCATCACCCCGCTCACCCTCACCAGCCTCACGGGCGAGCCCTGCTACGGCGCCAACCCCGACCAGGGCGAATGGCGGGCCCAGCCCAGCATCGAGCACATCGAGCTGGCCCGCTGGGCCGACCTGGTGGCCGTGGTGCCCGCCACGGCGAACATCCTGGGCAAGGCCGCCAACGGCCTGGCCAGCGACCTGCTCAGCACGGTGCTGTTGGCCACGCAAGCCCCGGTGCTGTGGGCCCCCGCCATGAACACGGGCATGTGGGATCACCCGGCGGTGCAGGCGAACCTTCAGCGCCTGCGTTCCTTCGGCCATGCCGTGGTCGAACCCGCCGCCGGCATCATGGCCTGCGGCGAGGAGGGCACGGGCAAGCTGGCGGATGTGGCTGCTATCGCCGAGGCCATCCAGGTGCACGGGACGCCCAAGCTGCGCTGCCTGAACGGTCGCCGGGTGCTCATCACGGCCGGACCCACTCGGGAAGACCTGGATCCCGTGCGCACCCTCACCAATCGCAGCACGGGCGCCATGGGCATCGAGCTGGCCCGGGCTTTCCGGGATGTGGGTGCCCAGGTCCAGCTGGTGCTGGGCGGGGATCTGGCGGCGCCCTGGGGCGTGGAAACTGTCCGCGTTCGCAGCGCCCAGCAGATGCTTGAGGCCTGCGAGGCCCGCTGGGCCGATGCGGATGGCCTGGTGGCCGCCGCAGCCGTGGCGGATCAGCGGCCCGAGGCACTCAGCCCCGAAAAAGTGAAGAAGAGCGACGGCATCGAAACGCTGAATCTGGTGCGCACCCCCGACATCCTGGCGCAGCTCTCCGGTCGGAAGCGCTCGGACCAGTGGGTTCTGGGCTTTGCGGCCGAGAGTGAGAAGCACCTGGAACACGCCAAGGCCAAGCTGGAGAAGAAGGGCCTGGATGCGGTGCTGGTGAATGATGTCCAGCATGGAAAGGCCTTCGGAGCCCAGGCCAATGCCCTGACGCCGGTCACGGCCCAGGGGGCGCAGCCAACCCTCGGGCCACTGCCCAAGGATCAACTGGCCCGCGCCGTGGTCCAGTGGTGGGGCCATCGGCTCGATCTGCGCCAGGACTGA
- the accC gene encoding acetyl-CoA carboxylase biotin carboxylase subunit: MSVTKILIANRGEIAIRVIRTCREMGIPTVAVYSEADRGALHVRMADEAYCIGPAAARESYLVLEKILDVCKRSGADAVHPGYGFLSENAEAAKAFQAAGITFIGPRPECIVSMGSKTAAREVAIAAGCPVVPGIQETMADEALLEASLKIGFPVMLKAAMGGGGKGMRLVHKPEEFTSALARARGEALSSFGDDSVYVEKAIVQPRHIEIQVFSDTHGNHVYLHERECSVQRRHQKVIEEAPSPHVTPEMRKAMGEAALKVARAVNYVGAGTVEFLADADRNFYFLEMNTRLQVEHPVTEWITGLDLVKWQILVARGEALPMTQEQIPLNGWAVECRVYAEDPDKNFMPSPGRITFLRTPSGRNVRDDSGVYEGAEVPMFYDPMISKLSTWGPTRLEAIERMRAALAEYRIGGIRHNIAFHEALMEHGPFREGALHTGMLDKPFWKRKDQGPDLKFAVAAALLHELETEQRRATQPATAADGKSDSWKHWGRFNRL, from the coding sequence ATGTCCGTGACCAAGATCTTGATTGCGAACCGCGGGGAAATCGCGATTCGCGTGATCCGCACCTGCCGTGAGATGGGCATCCCCACCGTGGCTGTGTACTCCGAAGCGGATCGTGGCGCCCTGCATGTGCGCATGGCTGACGAGGCTTACTGCATCGGCCCCGCCGCAGCGCGGGAGAGCTACCTGGTGCTGGAGAAGATCCTGGATGTGTGCAAGCGCAGCGGCGCGGATGCCGTGCATCCGGGCTATGGCTTCCTCTCCGAGAATGCGGAAGCCGCGAAGGCCTTTCAGGCGGCGGGCATCACTTTCATCGGGCCTAGGCCCGAGTGCATCGTGAGCATGGGCTCGAAAACCGCCGCCCGGGAGGTGGCCATCGCCGCAGGCTGTCCCGTGGTGCCGGGCATCCAGGAAACCATGGCCGACGAGGCGCTGCTGGAGGCCTCCCTCAAGATCGGCTTTCCGGTGATGCTCAAGGCCGCCATGGGCGGTGGTGGCAAGGGCATGCGCCTGGTGCACAAGCCCGAGGAGTTCACCTCGGCGCTGGCGCGGGCCCGAGGCGAGGCGCTCTCCTCTTTTGGCGACGACAGCGTCTACGTGGAGAAGGCCATCGTCCAACCTCGCCACATCGAGATCCAGGTCTTCTCGGATACGCATGGCAACCATGTTTACCTGCATGAGCGGGAGTGCTCGGTGCAGCGCCGCCACCAGAAGGTGATCGAGGAGGCGCCCAGCCCCCATGTCACGCCGGAGATGCGCAAGGCCATGGGCGAAGCAGCCCTGAAGGTGGCCCGCGCTGTGAATTACGTGGGCGCGGGCACCGTGGAATTCCTGGCGGATGCGGACCGCAACTTCTACTTCCTGGAGATGAACACCCGTTTGCAGGTGGAACACCCCGTCACCGAGTGGATCACGGGCCTGGACCTGGTGAAGTGGCAGATCCTCGTGGCCCGCGGTGAGGCACTTCCCATGACGCAGGAGCAGATCCCCCTCAACGGCTGGGCGGTGGAATGCCGCGTCTACGCCGAGGATCCCGACAAGAACTTCATGCCCAGCCCCGGCCGCATCACCTTCCTGCGCACGCCCAGCGGGCGCAACGTGCGCGATGACAGCGGCGTCTACGAAGGGGCCGAGGTGCCGATGTTCTACGACCCCATGATCAGCAAGCTGAGCACCTGGGGCCCCACGCGGCTGGAGGCCATCGAGCGCATGCGCGCAGCCCTGGCGGAGTACCGCATCGGCGGCATTCGACACAACATCGCCTTCCACGAAGCCCTCATGGAGCACGGGCCCTTCCGCGAGGGCGCGCTGCATACCGGCATGCTGGACAAGCCCTTCTGGAAGCGGAAGGACCAGGGGCCCGACCTGAAGTTTGCGGTGGCCGCCGCCCTGCTGCATGAGTTGGAAACCGAGCAGCGACGGGCCACTCAGCCCGCCACTGCCGCCGACGGAAAATCGGATTCCTGGAAACACTGGGGCCGGTTCAACCGGTTATAG
- a CDS encoding biotin/lipoyl-containing protein, translating into MKRTLMLGKESRDVELIHQDGVTTLVWDGQSQPIDILELEPGCYSILLEGRSVEVRLDAAKSPDPEAHAYRAMLYDGSYEFALVDPRRALLAGSGGAGAGGGVLSSPMPGKIVKLLVKPGDAVQEGQTLLVMEAMKMQNELKTSATGIVSIVHVQEGDTVETGTALITVLAAEA; encoded by the coding sequence GTGAAACGGACCCTGATGCTTGGCAAGGAATCCCGGGATGTGGAACTGATCCACCAGGATGGCGTCACGACGCTGGTCTGGGACGGGCAGAGCCAGCCCATCGACATCCTCGAACTGGAACCTGGCTGCTATTCCATCCTGTTGGAAGGCCGCTCGGTGGAAGTGCGTCTGGACGCGGCCAAATCGCCGGATCCCGAGGCCCACGCCTACCGCGCCATGCTCTATGACGGTTCCTACGAGTTCGCCTTGGTGGATCCCCGTCGCGCCCTGCTGGCGGGTTCTGGCGGTGCGGGGGCCGGGGGCGGTGTGCTCTCCTCTCCCATGCCCGGCAAGATCGTGAAACTCCTGGTGAAGCCCGGCGATGCTGTCCAGGAAGGCCAGACCCTCCTCGTGATGGAGGCCATGAAAATGCAGAACGAATTGAAAACCAGCGCTACCGGAATCGTATCCATCGTGCATGTGCAGGAGGGCGACACCGTGGAGACTGGAACTGCGCTCATCACCGTGTTGGCGGCGGAGGCCTGA
- a CDS encoding OmpA family protein encodes MKKILMFLVAGTALTLSAQEGTAWVAGHLGQTLFESKTNLKDQMHYGLGAGHWYTNRWGLDLRALRSDLDLDKNPLKVATGKETHLLASGLFNFRPGAENWYPYLAAGLGGTNVGSPYSGKAEGTTRLNYHGGLGIMGRPAENVLLDVSAKAVRVNLPTARTEYLATVGLGYTWGGAKKAAPAPAPAPAPEPPPAPAPEPKPEPKPEPVVAPPPPPPAPEPVVEVAKPVPPPPPAKIVLDEAVLHFANGKADLGADATAAIQKVADGLKAFKGDYSLEVSGHTSSVGGKALNKTLSKRRADAVAKVLVDAGIPASKVTTVGVGPDKPLADNKTKDGQAKNRRVEIDVKVSDGKAEVRKTETEIVGATLPAPSPRKPLKKAGK; translated from the coding sequence ATGAAGAAAATCCTGATGTTCCTGGTCGCGGGCACCGCGCTCACCCTTTCTGCCCAGGAGGGCACCGCCTGGGTGGCTGGCCACCTGGGACAGACCCTCTTCGAGAGCAAGACGAACCTCAAGGATCAGATGCACTACGGCCTCGGCGCGGGGCACTGGTACACCAACCGTTGGGGCCTTGATCTGCGCGCCCTCCGCAGCGACCTCGATCTGGACAAGAACCCTCTCAAGGTCGCCACGGGCAAGGAAACCCACCTGCTGGCCTCCGGCCTGTTCAACTTCCGCCCGGGAGCCGAGAACTGGTATCCCTACTTGGCCGCCGGTTTGGGCGGCACCAATGTGGGATCACCCTACTCCGGTAAGGCCGAGGGCACCACGCGCCTCAACTACCACGGCGGCCTGGGCATCATGGGCCGCCCCGCAGAGAATGTGCTGCTGGATGTGAGTGCCAAGGCCGTCCGCGTGAACCTTCCCACCGCACGCACGGAGTACCTGGCCACTGTCGGCCTCGGTTACACCTGGGGCGGGGCCAAGAAGGCCGCTCCTGCGCCTGCGCCCGCTCCTGCTCCCGAACCGCCGCCCGCCCCCGCTCCTGAGCCCAAGCCCGAACCGAAGCCCGAGCCGGTGGTGGCGCCTCCTCCGCCGCCTCCTGCGCCCGAGCCCGTGGTGGAAGTCGCCAAGCCGGTGCCGCCTCCGCCCCCCGCGAAGATCGTGCTGGATGAAGCCGTGCTCCACTTCGCCAACGGCAAGGCGGATCTGGGCGCCGATGCCACCGCCGCCATCCAGAAGGTGGCCGATGGCCTGAAAGCCTTCAAGGGCGACTACAGCCTGGAAGTCAGCGGCCATACCTCGTCCGTGGGCGGCAAGGCCCTGAACAAGACCCTCTCCAAGCGTCGCGCCGATGCCGTCGCCAAGGTCCTGGTGGATGCCGGCATCCCCGCCTCCAAGGTGACCACGGTGGGTGTGGGCCCCGACAAGCCGCTGGCTGACAACAAGACCAAGGATGGCCAGGCCAAGAACCGCCGCGTGGAGATCGACGTGAAGGTGAGCGATGGCAAGGCTGAGGTCCGCAAGACCGAGACCGAGATCGTGGGCGCCACCCTCCCGGCTCCCTCACCCCGCAAGCCTTTGAAGAAGGCCGGTAAGTAG
- the mscL gene encoding large conductance mechanosensitive channel protein MscL — translation MSLKDEFKAFIMKGNVIDLAVAVVVGGAFGKIVTAFVEGIVMPLVTIVLPANVKWEEWVLGKFRVGAVLGATVNFLIISLVIFLVLIKLLGKFVKKEEAPAAEPTTKECPACLEQVPLKATRCKHCTSQL, via the coding sequence ATGTCTCTGAAAGACGAGTTCAAGGCCTTCATCATGAAAGGCAACGTCATCGACCTGGCCGTGGCCGTGGTCGTGGGTGGCGCTTTCGGCAAGATCGTGACGGCCTTCGTGGAGGGCATCGTCATGCCCCTGGTCACCATCGTGCTGCCTGCGAACGTCAAGTGGGAGGAGTGGGTTCTGGGCAAGTTCCGCGTGGGCGCCGTGCTTGGGGCCACCGTGAACTTCCTGATCATCTCCTTGGTGATCTTCCTGGTGCTGATCAAGCTGCTGGGCAAGTTCGTGAAGAAGGAGGAGGCGCCTGCTGCCGAGCCCACCACGAAGGAGTGCCCCGCCTGCCTGGAGCAGGTGCCGCTGAAGGCCACCCGCTGCAAGCACTGCACCAGCCAGCTCTGA